Proteins encoded in a region of the Zea mays cultivar B73 chromosome 4, Zm-B73-REFERENCE-NAM-5.0, whole genome shotgun sequence genome:
- the LOC103656025 gene encoding uncharacterized protein isoform X1, protein MQNIYSQLSAGVFSCGKRNIVVGSDSTNGCNFLLQNIPDEQLVSNKKGVGPSVVLTSAHTAMNMPAACCWSMPAFQGQRSFAFEREGQPMDDVRKIERSLHIGAGQVKLPIPPEKKLMPPGKDEDSTLKAMKRASRRNLDGDLSGFKPAGQALRTVSTSSLPIGPFQSGYPFGVTEAIKLGHPSARGAATVGCGGFATLGANGHGLFFPGAWVAI, encoded by the exons ATGCAGAATATTTACTCACAACTTTCTGCTGGAGTATTTTCTTGTGGCAAAAGGAATATTGTTGTTGGGTCAGATAGCACTAATGGCTGCAACTTTTTGCTACAGAATATTCCTGATGAGCAGTTAGTAAGTAACAAGAAGGGGGTTGGTCCGTCTGTTGTGCTTACTTCGGCACACACGGCCATGAATATGCCAGCGGCATGTTGCTGGTCCATG CCTGCATTCCAGGGACAGAGGAGTTTTGCATTTGAAAGGGAGGGCCAGCCGATGGATGATGTAAGGAAGATTGAACGCAGTTTGCATATTGGGGCGGGGCAAGTAAAATTGCCCATCCCACCGGAGAAGAAACTGATGCCTCCGGGGAAAG ATGAGGATTCTACTTTGAAGGCTATGAAGAGGGCTTCTCGTCGCAATCTTGATGGCGATTTGAGTGGATTCAAGCCGGCTGGTCAAGCGCTACGCACGGTGTCCACTTCATCTCTTCCGATTGGGCCGTTTCAGTCAG GTTATCCATTTGGCGTCACAGAAGCTATCAAGTTGGGCCATCCTTCAGCGAGAGGAGCTGCGACCGTTGGTTGTGGAGGGTTCGCGACTCTTGGTGCGAACGGCCACGGTCTTTTTTTCCCGGGTGCATGGGTGGCGATCTAG
- the LOC103656025 gene encoding uncharacterized protein isoform X2 produces MQNIYSQLSAGVFSCGKRNIVVGSDSTNGCNFLLQNIPDEQLVSNKKGVGPSVVLTSAHTAMNMPAACCWSMGQRSFAFEREGQPMDDVRKIERSLHIGAGQVKLPIPPEKKLMPPGKDEDSTLKAMKRASRRNLDGDLSGFKPAGQALRTVSTSSLPIGPFQSGYPFGVTEAIKLGHPSARGAATVGCGGFATLGANGHGLFFPGAWVAI; encoded by the exons ATGCAGAATATTTACTCACAACTTTCTGCTGGAGTATTTTCTTGTGGCAAAAGGAATATTGTTGTTGGGTCAGATAGCACTAATGGCTGCAACTTTTTGCTACAGAATATTCCTGATGAGCAGTTAGTAAGTAACAAGAAGGGGGTTGGTCCGTCTGTTGTGCTTACTTCGGCACACACGGCCATGAATATGCCAGCGGCATGTTGCTGGTCCATG GGACAGAGGAGTTTTGCATTTGAAAGGGAGGGCCAGCCGATGGATGATGTAAGGAAGATTGAACGCAGTTTGCATATTGGGGCGGGGCAAGTAAAATTGCCCATCCCACCGGAGAAGAAACTGATGCCTCCGGGGAAAG ATGAGGATTCTACTTTGAAGGCTATGAAGAGGGCTTCTCGTCGCAATCTTGATGGCGATTTGAGTGGATTCAAGCCGGCTGGTCAAGCGCTACGCACGGTGTCCACTTCATCTCTTCCGATTGGGCCGTTTCAGTCAG GTTATCCATTTGGCGTCACAGAAGCTATCAAGTTGGGCCATCCTTCAGCGAGAGGAGCTGCGACCGTTGGTTGTGGAGGGTTCGCGACTCTTGGTGCGAACGGCCACGGTCTTTTTTTCCCGGGTGCATGGGTGGCGATCTAG